The segment GCCCTCCTCCTTCGACTGGAGGGCCACCGAGGCGATGAGGAACTCCATCACGCCGTTCATACCGTCCGGCAGACGGCGCATGAAGTCGAGGGTCCAGCCGGTCACGGCCCCGTCGCGGTAGGTCGGGAGCCAGCTCGTGACGGCGAGCACCCGGTCGGCCTCGTCGATCGCCAGCATGAGGGCGACATCGCGGTCCATCAGCTCGTCGAGTCCGCCGAGGGTGAAGCCCATCTCGGGGAGGTCCTTCTCGGCCACCCACTGCTCCGAGATGTCCTCGATCTGGCGGGCGATCGCGGGGCGGAGGTCGGCGTAGCGCGTCCACTCGGCACGGACGCCGAGTTTCGCGGCCCGGTTGACGCTGGAGCGGACATCCTGCCATTTCTTGCCCTGCATCGCGAAGGTGCCGGGCCGCAGGACGGTCTCCTCGCCGACCGGGAGCGTCGACCAGCCGAGGTCGCGGAACACGGGGGCGAGGTCGTCGCGGACGCTGTAGAAGACGGGCACGAGACCGCGATCGTCGCACCAGCGCGCGAAGGCGAGAACGACCTCTGCGCTGCGGTCGTCGCCGCAGAGCGGATCTCCCGTCGTGAGGGCGATGTTCCCGACGACGCGGTAGGCGACGGCCGCCTCGCCGTCGGGGGTGAACCAGTAGGAGTTCCCCTCCCAGGTGGCCATGTGCGAGAGCCCCCCGGTGACACCGCGTCGCAGGATGCGCTCGATCGCGACCCGCTCCTGGGCGGAGTCACCTCGCGTGGACGCTCCCGCGGCGACGACGAGGCCGACGATGAGGACGACCCAGAACACCGGGCCGATCCACTCGAAGACGAGCCGGAGCGGACCGTCGACGGGAAGGGGCCCCAGGTGACGCGCTCCGAGGAACCCGACCGGCACGAAGCGCTCGGGCGCCGAGACGAGCAGGCGGACGAGGGTGACCGGCGTCGTGAACTCGTCGCGCCCCACGGTGCCCGCCAGGACGAAGACCGCCGAGAGGGCCAGGAAGGTCCCCGCGAGGGTCCAGCCGTAGCGGCGGAGAGCGCGGACCGGTGTCCTCACGGTGAAGTGGTGCAGGAACACGACCAGCACGACGGCGACGCCGAGGGGTGCGACGACGGAGAGGCCGCTCAGCAGAAGCCGCTCCGCGTGGTTGCCGTGCCGGGCGACCGCGGCCGACGGAGTCAGCGGCAGCAGCGCGAAGTAGATTCCCGCGAGGAGCGCGAGGAGGAGGTTCACGGCGACCGCCACGACGACCGCGAGGCGCCGCCCGCGGCGGATCAGCCGCGCCGCGACGAGCAGGGCGACGAGGGGCAGGATGCTCAGCAGCAGCGTGCCCGGACCGTGGAGGCCGACCAGCGCGGCGTCGTTCGTGCAGGCCGCACTCGCGGCGAGGCCGGTGCGCTCGGCCTCCTCGATCGAGCGCGCGCAGTAGGCGGAGAGCGGTCGGCCGGGCAGCGCCACGGCGAAGAGCTGACCGAGCGGCGCCAGGATGCCGACCGGCGCGCGCGTGAGGAGGGTCACGACGGGCCCGAGGGCGGTGATGGCCACGAGCGACGACAGCAGCACGCGGGCCTCGTGGTGCGAGCTCCGGGTCCACAGCCGGTCGGCGGCCCGCGCATGCGGGCGGAGGATCCGGCCGAGTCCGAGACCGGCGAGGGCCCCGACGAGGGCGTAGAGCCCCGAGGGGTGGCCGTCGTAGAGGAGGAACGCGGTGATCCCCGCGAAGCCGAGCACGCGGATCCTGCGCCGCCAGAGCGGACGCGCGAAGGCGCTGGCCGCCATGATCGTGCCGAGGGCCGGTGTGAACGGGTGCAGGGTCGAGTCGGCGGCGACCTGGATCGACCACACCTCCCCCACGGCGAGACCCACGGCCTGGACGGCCACGCCGACGACGGTGGCCACCACCCCCGTGACGACGTAGGCGAGCAGGGCCTTCCGCCAGCCCATCCGGCGCTCCGCCGCGCCGACGAGGACGAGGACGGCCGCGACGGTGGCGACGAGCTCGGGCAGGCCGCTGGAGAAGAGGATCGAGCCCAGCGTGCCCAGCCAGTCGAGACCGTTGGTGCGCTCGGCGATGCCGGCCCCGATGACGTCGCGCAGGCGGTCGGGCGGACCCTTGAGCGCGCTGCCGGAGACGAAGGCCAGGACGACGAGGATTCCCGCGACGACGACGCTGAGCGGCTGCGCGCGCGCGATGTCGGCCAGACGGTGGGTCGCGCGGCGGACGCGACCGGGTGTCTCCTCGAGCCGCGCCTCCGGCGGAGCGCCCTGGGCGACGCTCATCGGAGGGCCGCCTTCGCGAGGCCCCACCGGGGATACAGATCGGCGAAGCCGCGGGCGAACCCGAGGGAGGCCGTCGACCAGTCGTGGCCGCCCCCGGGTACGACGTACCGCGTGACCGCCATGCCGGCGGACCGGGCGTCCGCGGAGACGATCGTCATGCTGCGACCGTACTGCCGATCGGTCTCGCCCACGGCGAAGAACGCCGCCGTATCCGGGTAGGGCGCGTGGCGAGCGAGGATCGTCGCCGGCTTGGCCCGGTCGTACGCCGCCGCGCTTCCACCGAAGCCCTGGTCGATCGCCATCTGATCGGTCGTCAGCGTGGGGTACTCCTCGCCGGAGACGTCGAGGATGGAGCCGAACAGCCGGGGTTCCGCGGCGCCGAACTGGATCGAGCAGGTACCGCCCTGCGAGAAGCCGCCGACGGTCCAGGCGAGCCGCGACGACTCGACGTGCAGGTGGGTGCGGATCCAGTCGGGGACGTCGCGGGTGATGTAGGTGGCGCTGTTGCCGAGGGCGCCGTCGACGCACATCGGGTTGCCCGCCGACGGTCCGAGCTGGTCGGGAACGACCACGATCGGCGCCAGGCCGTGGTTGCGGGCGGCCAGGGCGTTCAGCGTGGCAGGAACGCCGCCGGACACCATGACGGTGTCGGGGCTGGCGGGCTGGCCCGACATCAGGATCACGACCGGGAGCGCCGGGCCGTTCTTCACCAGGGCGGCGGGCGGGAGGTAGACCTCGGCCGGACGCGCGGCGAAGTGGGAGATCGTCGCCGGGATCACCACCTGGCCGACCTTCCCCGTCTTCGGCATGAAGAGCGGCGGGTGCCAGGTCCGGTAGA is part of the Frondihabitans sp. 762G35 genome and harbors:
- a CDS encoding bifunctional lysylphosphatidylglycerol flippase/synthetase MprF; this encodes MSVAQGAPPEARLEETPGRVRRATHRLADIARAQPLSVVVAGILVVLAFVSGSALKGPPDRLRDVIGAGIAERTNGLDWLGTLGSILFSSGLPELVATVAAVLVLVGAAERRMGWRKALLAYVVTGVVATVVGVAVQAVGLAVGEVWSIQVAADSTLHPFTPALGTIMAASAFARPLWRRRIRVLGFAGITAFLLYDGHPSGLYALVGALAGLGLGRILRPHARAADRLWTRSSHHEARVLLSSLVAITALGPVVTLLTRAPVGILAPLGQLFAVALPGRPLSAYCARSIEEAERTGLAASAACTNDAALVGLHGPGTLLLSILPLVALLVAARLIRRGRRLAVVVAVAVNLLLALLAGIYFALLPLTPSAAVARHGNHAERLLLSGLSVVAPLGVAVVLVVFLHHFTVRTPVRALRRYGWTLAGTFLALSAVFVLAGTVGRDEFTTPVTLVRLLVSAPERFVPVGFLGARHLGPLPVDGPLRLVFEWIGPVFWVVLIVGLVVAAGASTRGDSAQERVAIERILRRGVTGGLSHMATWEGNSYWFTPDGEAAVAYRVVGNIALTTGDPLCGDDRSAEVVLAFARWCDDRGLVPVFYSVRDDLAPVFRDLGWSTLPVGEETVLRPGTFAMQGKKWQDVRSSVNRAAKLGVRAEWTRYADLRPAIARQIEDISEQWVAEKDLPEMGFTLGGLDELMDRDVALMLAIDEADRVLAVTSWLPTYRDGAVTGWTLDFMRRLPDGMNGVMEFLIASVALQSKEEGLEFVSLSAAPLTSSEPVGGDASQAERLMSFLARVLEPAYGFQSLLTFKMKFQPEFTPLLMAYPDPLQLPAIGTALARAYLPELSVRQVPRLLRSVTS
- a CDS encoding alpha/beta hydrolase; translation: MSIATWFENLPLTSTTVLAVVDVVAVLLALVLVTRPRGARVWWRILPLVVVIGAVLGGVLIWYVGDVQNAFGVTPTWVDRIWTGAVVAGLAVAVANVVLARWRRKIVAVVAMIAFLLAGALAINRDVDLYLTPGQLLGTAQAPDLRLPSALGQKPGTAVVSLGSVFNPFLYRTWHPPLFMPKTGKVGQVVIPATISHFAARPAEVYLPPAALVKNGPALPVVILMSGQPASPDTVMVSGGVPATLNALAARNHGLAPIVVVPDQLGPSAGNPMCVDGALGNSATYITRDVPDWIRTHLHVESSRLAWTVGGFSQGGTCSIQFGAAEPRLFGSILDVSGEEYPTLTTDQMAIDQGFGGSAAAYDRAKPATILARHAPYPDTAAFFAVGETDRQYGRSMTIVSADARSAGMAVTRYVVPGGGHDWSTASLGFARGFADLYPRWGLAKAALR